The window NNNNNNNNNNNNNNNNNNNNNNNNNNNNNNNNNNNNNNNNNNNNNNNNNNNNNNNNNNNNNNNNNNNNNNNNNNNNNNNNNNNNNNNNNNNNNNNNNNNNNNNNNNNNNNNNNNNNNNNNNNNNNNNNNNNNNNNNNNNNNNNNNNNNNNNNNNNNNNNNNNNNNNNNNNNNNNNNNNNNNNNNNNNNNNNNNNNNNNNNNNNNNNNNNNNNNNNNcgagtctgagctcacttcctcttcctcccagcattctgttctgtttactccacccacctatgttctaagctatgagcctaagcagtttgtttattacttagccaatgaaatcaacagattgatatatgacactcccacatcggCAATTCCCTAGCGTATGTTAAGAGAGCCAAATACCCCTTATCTATAGTAGTGACCTCAGTAATAGCTAGATGGaatattctgcctccaggatagctctgtttgctctctcttcttgttttctaGAATGATATCTGATTCTACTTTGCTGGAGTCTGTGTTTCAAATTGTTCTTTGCATTCCCAGCTCAATACATCAAGAATTTCTTCTGTAAGATACTGCTTCCTGTTTATGTGATTTTCATAGACTTGTAGATTTTGCTGAAGACCACAGCTAAAGATGACCAGAGCATGCAAAGACGACCAGTCATACAAAGCCAGATTTATTTGCTTGTGGTAGGTAGCTAAGGGGAACATATCAGTGTTCCAAAAGGAGAGAAGTGATTGTGTTTACAGTGTGTGGGGTCTTATGTGTTATTCATATGGAGCTTTTAAAGGCAGAGGTTGTTTGGTGGTAGCATCCTTAGACTATGCTAGTCCATGCACTGGTAAAACATGAATGGAAGGAACTGGTTTTACAAAATTTTGAGCTTAGTTCAAGATGCCTATTAAAAATTAGGCAGAGAcagttaattttctttatatttcacaTGCTAacttttttatggttttgttttcaatttatgGCTTTCCCTTCACAGTTTAACTGTCCACAGGAACAGTTTCCCTCTGTATAAGCTTTTCAGGTCTCTCTCAGGTAAGATTCTCtagatggggctggagggagggttCAGCAGTCAAGTgcactggctccttttccagaggactgggatttAATAACTCATATCCACATGTGTCTTATCTGTAACTCCTATCCTGGGGGATCAgacttcttctggtctccaaggacaTTGAATATACTtgatacatagacatatatgaaggcaaaatatccacacacataaaataaagaaaaaaaccttcagaGATTATAATAGGTGAATAAATAAGGAGAGACTCACAGACATAGACATAATGAAAAGACAGAATGGGATTTATATGAGGGAATTGACTTGTGTGATTATGGGGGCTTGTCAACCCAAAATCTGCAGAGTGGGCTTCTAGATTGGAAGTCCAAGGAGGAGACAACATCACAGTTCAGGCCCTAAGCTACCTATGCTGCAGAGTTCTTTCTCGCCCAGGGGAGGTCAGTCTTTGCTCTATTCAGCCCTCATCTAACTGAGTCAGGCTTCTCCACATTACAGAGggcagcctttttcttttttcagagtcCACTGGTTTGTTAATATCACTCAAAAATACACCATCGTGAAGATACCCAGAAAAATGTATGTCCAAATATCTGGAGGTCACTTCCCGGTCAAGTGGCTGGAAAATGTTCATTCCCCACAGTGTCAAATGACTTCCCCTTCTCCACAAATCACCATTTTATTATTCTAATCAGGAAGACTAAACTAACACACGATATTCACAGAAATAACAACGAAGTTCTCTTGGAGgtttttgtttctgccttttggCCTTAGAAATGAAACTTATTACAAAGTtataagcaggaaaaaaattgtaaagaCAGTACATAACTTACCCAAGGGTGTGCTGTCCTGCTGTTGGCTTCCCTCTAGGTTATCTGACAGCTATGAGCACAGCTATCAGCCTTTGAGAGCTCTGAAAGGCTGTAACATGGGCCTGTTGTAAACACAGCAAACTGTTGAGTTGCGGTCTTTTGGTATTTCAGACCCAATATTCTTTgcagctatttttaaaagatatttttaaaaataatatatttcctttAACTTAACATACCCAAACATTTTTTTACTACTTTAATGATATATAAttgacaataaaatattttgcagcaatttaaatgatttttttttattgcggCAGATGCCTATTACACAAATTTCACCATTTTAAACATTAAGTGTACtctgaatatattaatattattatgtaGATATCATTACTATTTCTAGAACTTTTTCATCATTCCATTCTCTATGAAGGGAATATTGTACATGAAATAAGTTCATTCAACATCTTTACAGTTGTGCAAGCCATACCTGGCAGGCCCTTTGCACTGATGACAAAGAAGACTAGGGGATCCCTCATATCTCCCAACATTACTTTATAGggttatataaacataaaaacagtagaaataacactgaacattttaatataaattattatgtcATTTGACACCTAAGTCAAGACTCAGACACTAACACATATTACCCATTCAAAAGATCTGACAGATACAGAACATaatacaaagaagacaaaaatcaaaggtATGTAAGAGACTAAACAATTGAAAGTTCCTTTCATCTGAGGAGAAGCAGGCTACTCTGCCACAAAGTTGTTGCTCTCAAATAGGGCAGGACTAATGACTCAGCTCAAACACAAGGACATCCATGTTAGCgcacagcagagagaaaacaggattTGTAACGGGCAGAGGAAATGGATGGCAGATGTTAAACAGGAAGCAATATAACATGGTAGTAAAACAAATGTATTCAATTATCAAATTTAATTTAAGATCTTGGCACAGCACATACAAGAAAATTTTTTGCTCATTAAAGCCTCTATCATATGTTGTGATGGGCAAGAATGGTACCTGCTTTAGAAAAAGGATGAGATTAAAGACAGGCTGAAAACCACGTATCATGGGGCCGGGAACATGTTAAGCTGTCATGACACAGTCATAAGCATTGCTCTTTGGGACTTGGCTGGGTTCCTGGGTAGTGAATAACAAGCTTGAAGTGAATGAGGCAAGCCTTGCTTACCATGCTGTCGGCTTCATGGTCTACATTCTAGCCAATACACATAACGACTGAGCAATAGCTTCATGACAAACAGAGGAGGAATCAAACAAACTCATTAGTAATTTGAACATATTTCAGCCAAGTCACAAGCCTGATCAGTTAGTTTTAAATCACAAATCCTAGTTGCCTTATTTAATATTACCCACATTTCTCATTTTAGAGCAGAGTCCTTGAACCACATAATGTTCATTGATAGAGATTATTTCACGTTATATCCACGATGAAGATAAACCATACTTAGTTCACTATCCCATCCAGGGAAAAGCACTAATGTGCTTATGGGTGACTGGAATTCAGCAGGTATGATGAAATCAATATATTAAGCTATCGAGGACAAGGGTGATAAAATGGTAAGGGTCACGTGTTTCCTCCAGCTTCAATGTCCTTGTCACAGCTGATCTTAAACATAGCCAGCACTCGAGTTCTGATCTGCTTGGTCTTAGCACCGTAGATGATGGGATTAATCACAGGAGGCAGCAACAGGTAGACATCCCCCATGAGAACATGCACAATGGGGTCTAGGCTGTTTCCAAAACGGTGTACCACTGATAGGCCAATGAGTGGTACATAGAAAGCCAGAACCACACCAATGTGTGATACACAGGTCCCAAATGCCTTAGCTCGCTCCGACTTGGAAGGCAGTTGCAGAACTGTTCTTATAATCAGAAAGTAAGACAAGGAGATGAACATGACGTCTACACCCATGACGAGCAGAATGGCAGTTAGACCATAGACTACATTGGGCAGTGTGTCTGTATAGGCCAACTTCATCACATCCTGATGGACACAATAGGAATGGGAGAGCACATTGGAGTGACAGAAGGCCAGCCGCTTGATCAGCAGTGGGAGCGGGAAGAAGAATAGAGATCCCCGGACCAGTGCCACCATGCCGATTTGAACTGTCACTGTATTGTTGAGCACAGCAGCATGACGCAGTGGgtggcagatggccacatagcggtcaaaGGCCATGGCGAGCAGAATGGTAGATTCAACTGCCGAGAGAGCATGAATGAAGAACATCTGGGCAAGACAGGCATCAAAAGTAATCTCCCGGGAGTCAAACCAAAAGAGGGCGAGGATCTTGGGCATGGTGGATGTGGACAGAGCCAGGTCGATAGCGGCCAGCATGCAGAGAAAAAGGTACATGGGTGCATGCAGACTCCGCTCCGTCCTCACGATGAACACCACGATGCAGTTTCCGAACAGTGCCACGGCATACATGGAAAGCAGGGGGAAGCCAAACCAAAAGTGAGCTCCCTCCAGGCCTGGGATTCCTATTAGCACGAAGGTGGCATGTGTGAAGTTGCAGGAGCTCATCGCTGACACCAAGTGGGGAGGTCTGGAGAGGGCAAGGTCACAGTGACAGCCTGCAAGGGCAgggagcagagtcagggagtTCCCTGGAACTTAGCGCATGCtagccctctctcccttctccctctaccTCCAACCACACCCCAGCTCTTTTCCAAAGGAGGAAATGTGAGCGCTCAAAATTCACTTGTTTCTCACTATTCCTAAGGCACacttaaaatttccaaataaagctttggtagaaaaatatttttccccaTAATTTGACTTCCTCAGACCTTCTTTTTGCCTCATCCTTCACTGTCTGGATACTAGGCACCCCCATTTCATAAAATTACCGTAGTAACTCTCCTTTCAGATAGAGCTGtcaccctctgctctctcttcctgtctcttccctgctgcccaccctcctttgctttcctccatctttatttctactttcttccttcaccattttccttctccatctccttctctctttacATTTATTGATTCAGATTTCAGATATTTACTTGAATGATCCGTTAAGCCCAATGCCATTAGTGAGACACATATCTGAGAGCCATCTTTTTTGACCTCCACAAGGCTT is drawn from Microtus ochrogaster isolate Prairie Vole_2 unplaced genomic scaffold, MicOch1.0 UNK41, whole genome shotgun sequence and contains these coding sequences:
- the LOC102002538 gene encoding olfactory receptor 51E2; the encoded protein is MSSCNFTHATFVLIGIPGLEGAHFWFGFPLLSMYAVALFGNCIVVFIVRTERSLHAPMYLFLCMLAAIDLALSTSTMPKILALFWFDSREITFDACLAQMFFIHALSAVESTILLAMAFDRYVAICHPLRHAAVLNNTVTVQIGMVALVRGSLFFFPLPLLIKRLAFCHSNVLSHSYCVHQDVMKLAYTDTLPNVVYGLTAILLVMGVDVMFISLSYFLIIRTVLQLPSKSERAKAFGTCVSHIGVVLAFYVPLIGLSVVHRFGNSLDPIVHVLMGDVYLLLPPVINPIIYGAKTKQIRTRVLAMFKISCDKDIEAGGNT